From the genome of Scytonema hofmannii PCC 7110, one region includes:
- a CDS encoding macrolide family glycosyltransferase, whose protein sequence is MSNIVYFNLRAHSTVNSTLGIVQELVRRGEQVDYYCYEEFRNKIESVGAQFHQLPANPDLWLDETATPQSASMETSLEAIPILLEHFQRDRPKLLIFNSACLWGCLLGELLKLPTVATHIHHLVPRRFIPPLPVLLAPNCIRRFSENPKIVDKHRSLWTQLKQKYQFERVKKNDLFKLMRYMLFFHGDLNIVFTSETFQIKRENFDSSYVFTGPCYSKSLLEPESCWAKIEGKSVIYISLGTIFNQNIPFFKKCLQAFGNSQHLVVMTVGNSVDINLLGDIPPNFIVKNFVPQLEVIKYASVFIYHGGMQSTLDALTHQVPLVLFPQYSEQYLTAHRLEELGAGIWVKQQNIEPMKLRELVEKVMQDSSIRGNVKRLGKSLVEAGGTQRAVDKILEFKQQFSRL, encoded by the coding sequence ATGTCCAACATCGTTTATTTCAACCTACGTGCCCACTCAACTGTTAATTCCACTCTCGGAATAGTGCAGGAGTTAGTGCGGCGGGGAGAACAGGTAGATTACTATTGTTATGAGGAATTCCGCAATAAAATCGAGTCTGTAGGTGCCCAATTCCATCAGCTTCCTGCCAATCCTGATTTGTGGTTGGACGAAACTGCAACGCCTCAATCTGCCTCAATGGAAACGAGTTTGGAAGCGATACCGATTCTATTGGAACATTTTCAACGCGATCGCCCAAAGCTACTTATCTTTAATTCAGCGTGCTTATGGGGATGCCTTCTTGGTGAGTTGCTCAAGCTTCCCACAGTTGCTACCCACATTCATCACCTTGTACCACGCCGATTTATTCCACCGCTTCCAGTACTTTTAGCACCAAACTGCATCAGAAGATTTTCTGAAAACCCAAAAATTGTTGACAAACACAGAAGCCTTTGGACTCAGTTGAAGCAAAAATATCAGTTTGAGCGCGTGAAAAAGAACGATTTGTTCAAGCTAATGCGCTATATGCTCTTCTTCCACGGCGATCTGAATATTGTCTTCACATCTGAAACTTTCCAGATCAAGCGAGAAAACTTTGACTCCAGTTACGTCTTCACTGGTCCGTGTTACAGTAAAAGCTTGCTTGAACCGGAATCTTGCTGGGCGAAAATTGAAGGAAAGTCAGTGATTTATATTTCACTTGGGACAATATTCAATCAGAATATTCCCTTCTTTAAAAAATGCCTGCAAGCGTTTGGGAATAGTCAGCATCTTGTGGTAATGACTGTTGGTAATTCTGTGGATATTAATTTGCTTGGAGACATACCGCCTAACTTTATAGTCAAAAATTTTGTACCGCAACTAGAAGTTATTAAGTACGCTAGCGTCTTTATTTATCATGGTGGTATGCAGAGTACTTTGGATGCACTAACTCACCAAGTTCCACTAGTTTTGTTTCCTCAATATTCAGAGCAATATTTGACAGCCCATAGATTAGAGGAGTTAGGTGCGGGGATATGGGTTAAACAGCAAAACATTGAGCCAATGAAATTGCGCGAATTGGTGGAAAAGGTCATGCAGGATTCGTCCATTCGTGGCAACGTTAAGCGATTAGGTAAATCATTGGTAGAAGCAGGAGGAACTCAAAGAGCCGTTGACAAGATTCTAGAATTCAAACAGCAATTTAGCAGACTTTAA